One Gadus morhua chromosome 23, gadMor3.0, whole genome shotgun sequence DNA segment encodes these proteins:
- the mtpap gene encoding poly(A) RNA polymerase, mitochondrial isoform X1, which produces MASSFRVCRMHMRGTGSLLKRIQIIDTCLQRRIVTNVVEPSNVLKNEENGEQEGWKAFDAIQLERQEQAERSVLISCHSKTNEKKFLKYLSIHGDIKNSFFYESYGTYAVVEFANQESIASLHEAVNLPVVSNESVVPFKSRLLSLRSLGAAVVPNSQTGPKCKPQATIPLTELIQRLSKEESIDHQVTSLMKAYQVTEENTRLRFLVCSLLKDIAAAYFPECNVRPFGSSVNGFGKLGCDLDMFLDLDGISGRNVAMPKAGLVLEYQMKRSNSERAVTQSILSVVGECVDRFGPGCVGVQKILNARCPLVRFSHQPSNFQCDLTANNRVAMKTSELLYLYGCLDGRVRGLVFAVRCWARVHSVTSSIPGAWISNFSLTVMVLFYLQRRATPLIPTLDHLRSLAGPADKSVIEGNDCTFVSDLSKIQPQDNTETLEQLLCGFFHFYSTFPFARKSINIRKGKEQTKPEVVPLHIQNPFEVSLNVSKNVNAAQLERFVALCQEGAWQLEQSATLTRGTGHAPSPWGLAALLVPAAGTPGIKGRKKRKREPASERIKSLLESLKNKI; this is translated from the exons ATGGCGTCCTCCTTCAGGGTGTGTAGAATGCATATGAGGGGAACGGGCAGCCTTTTAAAGCGTATTCAAATTATTGATACGTGTCTACAGAGAAGAATTGTGACCAACGTGGTTGAACCGTCTAATGTGTTGAAGAATGAAGAGAACG GTGAACAGGAAGGATGGAAGGCATTTGATGCTATTCAGCTAGAGAGACAAGAACAGGCTGAGAGATCTGTCCTCATCAGCTGTCATTCCAAGACAAATGAGAAAAAGTTTCTCAAGTATTTATCAATACACGGGGACATCAAGAACAGTTTCTTTTATGAAAGCTAT GGCACATATGCGGTGGTGGAGTTTGCCAATCAGGAAAGCATCGCCTCTTTACATGAAGCGGTTAACCTCCCTGTGGTCAGCAATGAATCTGTGGTGCCTTTCAAGTCCAGACTGTTGTCACTGAGGAGCCTAGGGGCTGCAGTTGTGCCAAACAGTCAGACTGGCCCAAAGTGCAAACCACAGGCCACCATACCTCTCACCGAGCTCATCCAGAGACTGTCCAAAGAAGAGAGT ATAGACCACCAGGTAACGTCTCTCATGAAAGCCTACCAGGTCACGGAGGAGAACACACGCCTGCGCTTCCTGGTCTGCTCCCTGCTGAAGGACATTGCTGCTGCCTATTTCCCAGAATGCAACGTCAGGCCCTTTGGTTCATCTGTGAACGGTTTTGGGAAGCTTGGCTGTGACCTGGACATGTTCTTGGACCTGGACGGTATCAGTGGGAGGAACGTTGCAATG CCAAAGGCAGGCCTGGTGCTGGAATACCAGATGAAGAGGTCCAACTCTGAGCGGGCCGTCACCCAGAGCATTCTCTCCGTGGTCGGGGAGTGCGTGGACCGCTTCGGGCCCGGCTGCGTTGGGGTGCAGAAGATCCTGAACGCCCGGTGCCCCCTGGTCCGGTTTTCCCACCAGCCCTCCAACTTTCAGTGTGACCTCACAGCCAACAACAG GGTGGCGATGAAGACCTCTGAGCTGCTGTACCTGTACGGCTGCCTGGACGGGCGTGTGCGGGGCCTGGTGTTTGCCGTGCGCTGCTGGGCCCGGGTGCACAGCGTCACCAGCAGCATCCCCGGCGCCTGGATCAGCAACTTCTCCCTCACCGTCATGGTGCTGTTCTACCTGCAGCGCAGAGCCACGCCCCTCATCCCTACCCTGGACCACCTCCGCAGCCTGGCAG GCCCTGCGGACAAGAGCGTGATTGAGGGCAACGACTGCACGTTTGTCAGCGACCTCAGCAAGATCCAGCCCCAGGACAACACAGAGACGCTGG agcaACTTTTGTGTGGGTTCTTTCACTTCTACAGCACCTTTCCGTTTGCCAGGAAGTCCATCAATATCCGAAAG GGCAAGGAGCAGACCAAACCCGAGGTGGTGCCCCTGCACATCCAGAACCCCTTCGAGGTGTCGCTCAACGTCAGCAAGAACGTCAACGCCGCCCAGCTGGAGCGCTTTGTGGCGCTGTGCCAGGAGGGCGCATGGCAGCTGGAGCAGAGCGCCACGCTGACGCGCGGCACCGGCCACGCCCCTTCGCCGTGGGGGCTGGCGGCGCTCCTCGTCCCCGCCGCCGGGACCCCGGGGATCAAAGGTCGCAAGAAGAGGAAGCGGGAGCCGGCCAGCGAGAGGATCAAGAGCCTGTTGGAGTCGCTGAAGAACAAGATATAG
- the mtpap gene encoding poly(A) RNA polymerase, mitochondrial isoform X2 — protein MKRTGTYAVVEFANQESIASLHEAVNLPVVSNESVVPFKSRLLSLRSLGAAVVPNSQTGPKCKPQATIPLTELIQRLSKEESIDHQVTSLMKAYQVTEENTRLRFLVCSLLKDIAAAYFPECNVRPFGSSVNGFGKLGCDLDMFLDLDGISGRNVAMPKAGLVLEYQMKRSNSERAVTQSILSVVGECVDRFGPGCVGVQKILNARCPLVRFSHQPSNFQCDLTANNRVAMKTSELLYLYGCLDGRVRGLVFAVRCWARVHSVTSSIPGAWISNFSLTVMVLFYLQRRATPLIPTLDHLRSLAGPADKSVIEGNDCTFVSDLSKIQPQDNTETLEQLLCGFFHFYSTFPFARKSINIRKGKEQTKPEVVPLHIQNPFEVSLNVSKNVNAAQLERFVALCQEGAWQLEQSATLTRGTGHAPSPWGLAALLVPAAGTPGIKGRKKRKREPASERIKSLLESLKNKI, from the exons ATGAAGAGAACG GGCACATATGCGGTGGTGGAGTTTGCCAATCAGGAAAGCATCGCCTCTTTACATGAAGCGGTTAACCTCCCTGTGGTCAGCAATGAATCTGTGGTGCCTTTCAAGTCCAGACTGTTGTCACTGAGGAGCCTAGGGGCTGCAGTTGTGCCAAACAGTCAGACTGGCCCAAAGTGCAAACCACAGGCCACCATACCTCTCACCGAGCTCATCCAGAGACTGTCCAAAGAAGAGAGT ATAGACCACCAGGTAACGTCTCTCATGAAAGCCTACCAGGTCACGGAGGAGAACACACGCCTGCGCTTCCTGGTCTGCTCCCTGCTGAAGGACATTGCTGCTGCCTATTTCCCAGAATGCAACGTCAGGCCCTTTGGTTCATCTGTGAACGGTTTTGGGAAGCTTGGCTGTGACCTGGACATGTTCTTGGACCTGGACGGTATCAGTGGGAGGAACGTTGCAATG CCAAAGGCAGGCCTGGTGCTGGAATACCAGATGAAGAGGTCCAACTCTGAGCGGGCCGTCACCCAGAGCATTCTCTCCGTGGTCGGGGAGTGCGTGGACCGCTTCGGGCCCGGCTGCGTTGGGGTGCAGAAGATCCTGAACGCCCGGTGCCCCCTGGTCCGGTTTTCCCACCAGCCCTCCAACTTTCAGTGTGACCTCACAGCCAACAACAG GGTGGCGATGAAGACCTCTGAGCTGCTGTACCTGTACGGCTGCCTGGACGGGCGTGTGCGGGGCCTGGTGTTTGCCGTGCGCTGCTGGGCCCGGGTGCACAGCGTCACCAGCAGCATCCCCGGCGCCTGGATCAGCAACTTCTCCCTCACCGTCATGGTGCTGTTCTACCTGCAGCGCAGAGCCACGCCCCTCATCCCTACCCTGGACCACCTCCGCAGCCTGGCAG GCCCTGCGGACAAGAGCGTGATTGAGGGCAACGACTGCACGTTTGTCAGCGACCTCAGCAAGATCCAGCCCCAGGACAACACAGAGACGCTGG agcaACTTTTGTGTGGGTTCTTTCACTTCTACAGCACCTTTCCGTTTGCCAGGAAGTCCATCAATATCCGAAAG GGCAAGGAGCAGACCAAACCCGAGGTGGTGCCCCTGCACATCCAGAACCCCTTCGAGGTGTCGCTCAACGTCAGCAAGAACGTCAACGCCGCCCAGCTGGAGCGCTTTGTGGCGCTGTGCCAGGAGGGCGCATGGCAGCTGGAGCAGAGCGCCACGCTGACGCGCGGCACCGGCCACGCCCCTTCGCCGTGGGGGCTGGCGGCGCTCCTCGTCCCCGCCGCCGGGACCCCGGGGATCAAAGGTCGCAAGAAGAGGAAGCGGGAGCCGGCCAGCGAGAGGATCAAGAGCCTGTTGGAGTCGCTGAAGAACAAGATATAG